From a single Micromonospora carbonacea genomic region:
- a CDS encoding potassium channel family protein: MDVLLLPFRWVYRGLVWFANSPRTLITSYLLMIVVAGVIYSHVEHKSAADSVWWAVVTASTVGYGDISPTTGAGRALAALLISTMVLLVIPLITAHFASQLIVDDDAFEHDEQEELKADVRRMRALLEELAARQGITLPPEPPPPPPPGVRRARRTRR; encoded by the coding sequence ATGGACGTCCTGCTGCTGCCGTTCCGTTGGGTCTACCGGGGGCTCGTGTGGTTCGCCAACTCGCCCCGGACGCTGATCACGTCGTACCTGCTGATGATCGTGGTGGCCGGGGTGATCTACAGCCACGTGGAGCACAAGAGCGCCGCCGACTCGGTCTGGTGGGCGGTGGTCACGGCCTCCACCGTCGGCTACGGCGACATCTCCCCGACCACGGGGGCGGGCCGGGCCCTGGCGGCGCTGCTCATCTCGACCATGGTGCTGCTGGTCATCCCGCTGATCACCGCGCACTTCGCCAGCCAGTTGATCGTGGACGACGACGCCTTCGAGCACGACGAGCAGGAGGAACTGAAGGCAGACGTGCGGCGGATGCGGGCCCTGCTGGAGGAACTGGCGGCGCGGCAGGGGATCACCCTGCCGCCGGAGCCGCCGCCGCCCCCGCCGCCGGGGGTCCGCCGCGCCCGCAGAACCCGCCGGTGA
- a CDS encoding GNAT family N-acetyltransferase: MPTVILREAVRADLPAILALLADDVLGRTRDVGEVDDAYERAFADISADPRNHLVVADDDGVVVGCLQITYIPGLGRHGAERSLVEAVRVRSDRRGQGLGGEMIRWAIDQARQRGCGLVQLTTDKSRTDAHRFYLALGFVASHEGMKLPL, from the coding sequence ATGCCCACGGTGATCCTCCGGGAGGCGGTCCGGGCCGACCTGCCGGCCATCCTCGCCCTGCTCGCCGACGACGTGCTGGGACGGACCCGCGACGTCGGCGAGGTCGACGACGCGTACGAGCGGGCCTTCGCGGACATCTCCGCCGACCCGCGCAACCATCTCGTGGTGGCCGACGACGACGGGGTGGTCGTGGGCTGCCTCCAGATCACCTACATCCCCGGCCTCGGCCGGCACGGCGCCGAGCGGTCCCTCGTCGAGGCGGTGCGGGTGCGCTCCGACCGCCGGGGGCAGGGGCTGGGCGGGGAGATGATCCGCTGGGCGATCGACCAGGCGAGGCAGCGCGGCTGCGGGCTGGTGCAGCTCACCACGGACAAGTCCCGCACCGACGCCCACCGCTTCTACCTGGCCCTGGGCTTCGTGGCCTCCCACGAGGGCATGAAACTCCCCCTCTGA
- a CDS encoding alpha/beta hydrolase — protein MTRTPDRIRRARLTLAGLVAAALVAAGCTLPAFAPRTEGAGEAAPPGTAPTWRACPEVADELVGRRAPDMRYDCARIAVPRNWGTGGGATAGPGAGETFEIALLRARSTKQRDRIGSLVINPGGPGGSGVDTAVYLSFGPAFGGLPPSVTERFDIVGFDPRGVARSSPVKCISDADLDASFGYDPDPESTASFDGFVALNERIGRGCGDKYGDQLPLYGTEQAARDMDAVRAAVGDEKLTYLGYSYGTLLGATYAQLYPQRVRALVLDGAVDPTQNLVAGSEGQAKGFERAFDNFTRWCAANAGRCPLAPDARAAVTSAIDKAKVSPVRTADGREATSGWVFYAVISSLYTESGWQELAHAIERLDDGDPGEVFRLADAYAGRDADGKYSNLFDANLAVNCTDAAEKPSVQRIRELQAQWRQTYPLFGPALAVGMLGCAEWPGGRDPYPTGKAVGAPPIVVVGTTGDPATPYEQTATLASMLGVGRVLTWEGEGHTAYPQTSCVTDAVDAYLISLTVPREGLRCPAR, from the coding sequence GTGACCCGTACACCCGACCGGATCCGCCGGGCCCGGCTGACCCTCGCCGGGCTCGTCGCCGCGGCCCTGGTCGCCGCCGGCTGCACGCTGCCCGCGTTCGCCCCGCGCACCGAGGGCGCGGGCGAGGCAGCCCCGCCGGGCACGGCCCCGACCTGGCGGGCGTGCCCGGAGGTCGCCGACGAGCTGGTGGGCCGGCGCGCGCCCGACATGCGCTACGACTGCGCCCGCATCGCCGTGCCGCGCAACTGGGGCACCGGCGGCGGCGCGACGGCCGGGCCGGGCGCCGGGGAGACCTTCGAGATCGCCCTGCTGCGGGCCCGCTCGACGAAGCAGCGCGACCGGATCGGCTCGCTGGTGATCAACCCGGGCGGTCCGGGCGGCTCCGGCGTGGACACCGCCGTCTACCTCTCCTTCGGCCCGGCGTTCGGCGGCCTGCCCCCGTCGGTCACCGAACGCTTCGACATCGTCGGCTTCGACCCGCGGGGGGTGGCCCGGTCCAGCCCCGTGAAGTGCATCTCCGACGCCGACCTCGACGCCAGCTTCGGCTACGACCCCGACCCGGAGTCCACGGCGTCGTTCGACGGCTTCGTGGCGCTCAACGAGCGGATCGGGCGCGGCTGCGGCGACAAGTACGGCGACCAGCTCCCGCTCTACGGCACCGAGCAGGCCGCCCGCGACATGGACGCCGTGCGCGCGGCCGTCGGCGACGAGAAGCTGACCTACCTCGGCTACTCCTACGGCACCCTGCTCGGCGCGACGTACGCGCAGCTCTACCCGCAGCGGGTGCGGGCCCTGGTGCTCGACGGCGCGGTCGACCCCACGCAGAACCTGGTGGCCGGCTCGGAGGGCCAGGCGAAGGGCTTCGAGCGGGCGTTCGACAACTTCACCCGGTGGTGCGCGGCCAACGCCGGGCGCTGCCCGCTCGCCCCGGACGCACGGGCGGCGGTGACCTCGGCGATCGACAAGGCGAAGGTCTCCCCCGTGCGGACGGCCGACGGCCGGGAGGCCACCTCCGGCTGGGTCTTCTACGCGGTCATCTCCTCGCTCTACACCGAGTCGGGCTGGCAGGAGCTGGCCCACGCCATCGAGCGGCTGGACGACGGCGACCCGGGCGAGGTGTTCCGGCTGGCCGACGCGTACGCCGGCCGCGACGCCGACGGGAAATACTCCAACCTCTTCGACGCCAACCTCGCCGTCAACTGCACCGACGCGGCCGAGAAGCCGAGCGTGCAGCGCATCCGCGAGCTCCAGGCGCAGTGGCGGCAGACCTATCCGCTGTTCGGCCCGGCGCTCGCCGTCGGCATGCTCGGCTGCGCCGAGTGGCCCGGCGGGCGGGACCCGTACCCGACGGGGAAGGCGGTCGGCGCGCCGCCGATCGTGGTGGTGGGCACCACCGGCGACCCGGCGACGCCCTACGAGCAGACGGCGACGCTGGCCTCGATGCTGGGCGTGGGTCGGGTGCTGACCTGGGAGGGCGAGGGGCACACGGCGTACCCGCAGACGAGCTGCGTGACCGACGCGGTGGACGCGTACCTGATCTCGTTGACGGTGCCCCGGGAGGGGCTGCGCTGCCCGGCCCGGTGA